One genomic segment of Acanthopagrus latus isolate v.2019 chromosome 14, fAcaLat1.1, whole genome shotgun sequence includes these proteins:
- the LOC119032316 gene encoding peroxisome proliferator-activated receptor alpha-like isoform X3 translates to MCRDAVVPGLKSAVMTVRRCARDSQRKSLLLLPEGFFRRTIRLKLEYDKCERNCKIQKKNRNKCQYCRFHKCLSVGMSHNAIRFGRMPQAEKLKLKAERKVVEKEVAGPMLADHKILVREIHGAYMKNFSMNKAKARLILTGKTSKQQPFIIHDMETFQLAEKTLAAHMVNGDNPEPESGLQAGELVPAVGCGELQQREAEARLFHCCQSTSVETVTELTEFAKAVPGFQSLDLNDQVTLLKYGVYEALFTLLASCMNKDGLLVARGGGFITREFLKSLRRPFSDMMEPKFQFATRFNSLELDDSDLALFVAAIICCGDRPGLVDVPLVEQLQESIVQVLRLHLLANHPDDNFLFPRLLQKLADLRELVTEHAQLVQEIKTTEDTSLHPLLQEIYRDMY, encoded by the exons ATGTGCCGTGATGCTGTGGTGCCAGGGCTTAAGTCTGCGGTGATGACGGTACGACGATGTGCACGGGACAGTCAGAGAAAGAGCCTCTTACTGCTGCCGGAG GGTTTCTTCAGGAGGACCATCAGACTCAAGCTGGAGTACGACAAGTGTGAACGTAACTGCAAGATCCAAAAGAAGAACCGCAACAAGTGCCAGTACTGCCGATTCCACAAGTGCCTCTCGGTGGGCATGTCCCACAACG CCATCCGGTTTGGTCGGATGCCTCAGGCGGAGAAACTAAAGCTCAAGGCAGAACGAAAGGTGGTGGAGAAAGAGGTGGCGGGCCCCATGCTGGCCGACCACAAGATTCTGGTGAGGGAGATCCACGGAGCCTACATGAAGAACTTCAGCATGAACAAGGCTAAGGCACGGCTCATACTCACCGGAAAGACCAGCAAGCAG CAGCCTTTCATCATTCATGATATGGAGACGTTCCAGCTGGCAGAGAAGACGTTAGCGGCCCACATGGTAAACGGTGACAATCCGGAGCCCGAGAGCGGCCTTCAAGCTGGGGAGCTGGTTCCGGCTGTGGGTTGCGGGGAGCTCCAGCAGAGGGAGGCTGAAGCCAGGCTCTTCCACTGCTGCCAGAGTACGTCGGTCGAGACGGTCACGGAGCTGACGGAGTTCGCCAAGGCGGTGCCGGGTTTCCAGAGCCTGGATCTGAATGATCAG GTGACTCTCTTGAAGTATGGTGTTTATGAAGCCCTCTTCACCCTCCTGGCCTCCTGCATGAACAAAGACGGCCTCCTGGTGGCCCGCGGTGGAGGCTTCATCACCCGGGAGTTCCTCAAGAGCCTCCGGCGGCCATTTAGTGACATGATGGAGCCCAAATTCCAGTTTGCCACGCGCTTCAACTCCCTGGAGCTAGACGACAGTGACCTAGCCCTTTTCGTGGCTGCCATTATCTGCTGCGGAG ATCGCCCAGGCCTGGTGGACGTTCCTTTGGTGGAGCAGCTGCAAGAAAGCATTGTTCAGGTACTACGGCTCCACCTGCTGGCCAACCACCCCGACGACAACTTCCTCTTCCCCAGACTGCTGCAGAAACTGGCTGACCTCCGGGAGCTGGTCACGGAGCATGCTCAGCTGGTGCAGGAAATCAAGACGACGGAGGACACGTCGCTGCACCCGCTCCTGCAAGAAATATACAGGGACATGTACTGA
- the cdpf1 gene encoding cysteine-rich DPF motif domain-containing protein 1 produces MSNMEHTASEAPQKTFSCQLCELSSPFTYHGQKPPNTRAIVLLEECFVTRDPFSPDREKFLVLGSNCSLCGMRVCVGSDCSIFYTKRFCMRCVNKHLDQFPHQIQAELAKKKQQSSRAAVS; encoded by the exons ATGAGCAACATGGAGCACACTGCCAGTGAAGCCCCTCAGAAAACATTTAGCTGCCAGTTGTGTGAATTAAGTAGCCCTTTTACTTACCACGGCCAGAAACCACCAAACACCAGAGCCATTGT GTTGCTTGAGGAGTGCTTTGTGACCAGAGACCCCTTCAGTCCCGACAGGGAGAAGTTTCTTGTTTTGGGCTCCAACTGCAGCCTGTGCGGTATGCGTGTCTGTGTTGGATCG GACTGCAGTATCTTCTACACCAAGAGGTTCTGCATGCGGTGTGTGAACAAGCACCTGGACCAGTTCCCACATCAGATTCAGGCCGAGCTGGccaagaagaagcagcagagctCCAGGGCTGCCGTCTCGTGA
- the cdkn1ba gene encoding cyclin-dependent kinase inhibitor 1Ba, translating to MCNKMSDVRLSNASPTVERVDARQQDNVRPPVRRSLFGSPDREEIRRYLDAAIQSDVQDFRETYNFDPVEERPLTPRNYEWQADDDAPDFYRRPPHGCQRPRRDADSPGEGSQRDAEGSSEGRSGRQPESGGARKRRSVSPGPSSGECPSKRSNTDEDDDDEDESDGGASQAAVRAAEEEEEEEGEERASGPGSSAEVR from the exons ATGTgcaacaaaatgtcagatgttcGCCTTTCCAACGCGAGCCCGACGGTGGAGAGGGTGGATGCGCGGCAGCAGGACAACGTCAGACCTCCGGTTCGCAGAAGTCTTTTCGGCTCACCTGACCGAGAGGAGATACGGAGGTATTTGGACGCTGCGATCCAGTCAGACGTGCAGGATTTTCGGGAGACGTACAATTTCGACCCCGTCGAGGAGAGACCGCTCACTCCGCGCAACTACGAGTGGCAGGCGGACGACGACGCACCGGATTTTTATCGCAGACCGCCTCACGGGTGCCAGCGGCCCCGGCGAGACGCGGACTCTCCCGGGGAGGGCAGTCAGCGGGATGCGGAGGGGAGCAGCGAGGGGCGGTCGGGTCGCCAACCAGAGAGCGGCGGCGCCAGGAAAAGACGATCGGTGTCTCCAG GTCCCAGCTCGGGAGAGTGTCCGAGCAAAAGGTCGAATACCGACGAAGACGACGATGATGAAGACGAGTCGGACGGTGGAGCGAGTCAGGCGGCGGTAAGAGccgcggaggaggaggaggaggaggagggggaggagagagcgagCGGGCCGGGGAGCAGCGCGGAGGTCCggtga